Proteins encoded together in one Variovorax paradoxus EPS window:
- a CDS encoding hydroxymethylglutaryl-CoA lyase, translated as MIHAFLPPRAVVREVGLRDGLQSIARVLPTARKLEWIRDAHAAGQREIEVGSFVPAHLLPQLADTAELLAYAKTLPGLFASVLVPNLKGAERAIAGDADLMMVPLSASHAHSLANLRKTPDEVVAEVGRMRAARDAAGSKTLIDGGVGTAFGCTIQGHVDPDEVLRLMQALLDAGADRVSLADTVGYADPAMVRSLFERALRIAGERLWCGHFHDTRGLGLANVYAALEVGITRFDACLAGIGGCPHAPGASGNVDTEDLVFMLESMGVATGVDLPKLLDLRKRVAGWLDGETLQGTVWRAGFPKTFAPAEGVAV; from the coding sequence TTGATTCACGCCTTCCTGCCGCCCCGCGCGGTCGTTCGCGAAGTGGGCCTGCGCGACGGGCTCCAGAGCATCGCCCGCGTGCTGCCCACCGCGCGCAAGCTCGAATGGATCCGCGATGCGCACGCGGCCGGCCAGCGCGAGATCGAGGTCGGCTCCTTCGTGCCGGCGCACCTGCTGCCGCAGCTGGCGGACACGGCCGAGTTGCTGGCGTACGCCAAGACGCTGCCGGGCCTTTTCGCCTCGGTGCTCGTGCCCAACCTCAAGGGCGCCGAGCGCGCCATCGCGGGCGATGCCGACCTGATGATGGTGCCGCTCTCGGCGAGCCACGCGCACAGCCTCGCCAACCTGCGCAAGACGCCCGACGAGGTGGTGGCCGAGGTCGGCCGCATGCGCGCCGCGCGCGATGCCGCGGGCTCGAAGACGCTGATCGACGGCGGCGTGGGCACCGCGTTCGGCTGCACGATCCAGGGCCACGTCGACCCCGACGAAGTGCTGCGCCTGATGCAGGCGCTGCTCGACGCTGGCGCCGACCGCGTGAGCCTCGCCGACACGGTGGGCTACGCCGATCCTGCGATGGTCCGCAGCCTGTTCGAGCGTGCGTTGCGCATCGCGGGCGAGCGCCTCTGGTGCGGCCATTTCCACGACACGCGCGGCCTCGGGCTCGCCAATGTCTACGCGGCGCTGGAGGTCGGCATCACCCGCTTCGACGCCTGCCTGGCCGGCATCGGCGGCTGCCCGCATGCGCCGGGTGCGAGCGGCAACGTCGATACCGAAGACCTGGTCTTCATGCTGGAGAGCATGGGGGTTGCCACCGGCGTCGATCTGCCGAAGCTGCTCGACCTGAGGAAACGCGTGGCCGGCTGGCTCGATGGCGAGACGCTGCAGGGCACCGTGTGGCGCGCGGGTTTCCCGAAGACCTTTGCACCTGCGGAAGGCGTCGCGGTATGA
- a CDS encoding ABC transporter ATP-binding protein, translating into MTITTTPTTADTVLSTQGLVMRFGGITATNNVTMELKRGARHALIGPNGAGKTTLINLLTGVLVPTEGRITLLGEDITTLAPHKRVARGLVRTFQINQLFDSMTPLETLALVVSQQKGIAAQWWRPLGGTKGIAERAGQLLEQFHLSDVAKQQTKFMAYGKRRLLEIAIALACEPRVLLLDEPVAGVPAGEREELLETVAALPADVSVLLIEHDMDLVFSFADRMTVLVNGTLLTEGDPETIANDPKVKEVYLGHGTGTEGAHV; encoded by the coding sequence ATGACCATCACCACCACCCCCACCACCGCCGATACCGTGCTTTCGACGCAAGGACTGGTGATGCGCTTCGGCGGCATCACGGCCACCAACAACGTCACGATGGAATTGAAGCGGGGCGCACGCCATGCGCTGATCGGCCCGAACGGCGCGGGCAAGACCACGCTGATCAACCTGCTGACCGGCGTGCTCGTGCCGACCGAAGGCCGCATCACGCTGCTCGGCGAAGACATCACCACGCTCGCGCCGCACAAGCGCGTGGCGCGCGGGCTGGTGCGCACCTTTCAGATCAACCAGCTGTTCGACTCGATGACGCCGCTGGAGACGCTGGCGCTCGTGGTGTCGCAGCAGAAGGGCATTGCCGCGCAATGGTGGCGCCCGCTCGGCGGCACCAAGGGGATTGCGGAGCGGGCGGGGCAACTGCTCGAACAGTTCCACCTGTCGGATGTCGCGAAGCAACAGACCAAGTTCATGGCCTACGGCAAGCGTCGCCTGCTGGAGATCGCCATCGCGCTCGCCTGCGAGCCGCGTGTGCTGCTGCTCGATGAACCTGTGGCGGGCGTGCCCGCTGGCGAGCGCGAGGAGTTGCTCGAGACCGTGGCCGCACTGCCGGCCGATGTGTCGGTGCTGCTGATCGAGCACGACATGGACCTGGTGTTCAGCTTCGCCGACCGCATGACGGTGCTGGTCAACGGCACGCTCTTGACCGAGGGCGACCCCGAGACCATCGCCAACGATCCGAAGGTGAAAGAGGTCTACCTGGGCCATGGAACGGGAACGGAGGGCGCCCATGTCTGA
- a CDS encoding ABC transporter substrate-binding protein encodes MQRRHLIQTAGLSAIALATAFALPLASAQSNTFKIGLILPMTGQQASTGRQIEAAARLYMAQNGDTVAGKKIELIVKDDVATPDVTKRLAQELIVNDKVNVIAGFGVTPAALAAAPLATQSKTPQVVMAAATSSITEASPYIVRSSFTLPQVSVVMGDWAPKNGVKTVVTLVADYGPGNDAEKFFSERFQLNGGKVIEKLRVPLRNPDFAPFLQKVRDAKPDALFVFVPSGAGAAVMKQFLERGMDKAGIKLIATGDVTDDDQLNDMGDGALGVVTSHHYSAAHPSAMNKKFVEAFQKANPKMRPNFMAVGGYDGMRVIYEALKTTKGQGGGEALLAAMKGQVFESPRGQVLIDAQTRDIVQDVYLRKVEKKDGQLYNVEFDVIKGVKDPGKAK; translated from the coding sequence ATGCAAAGACGCCACCTCATCCAGACCGCGGGCCTCTCGGCGATCGCGCTCGCCACCGCCTTCGCACTGCCGCTGGCCAGCGCGCAGAGCAACACCTTCAAGATCGGCCTCATCCTGCCGATGACCGGGCAGCAGGCCTCCACCGGCCGGCAGATCGAAGCCGCGGCGCGCCTGTACATGGCGCAGAACGGCGACACCGTGGCCGGCAAGAAAATCGAGCTGATCGTCAAGGACGACGTGGCCACGCCCGACGTCACCAAGCGCCTTGCGCAGGAACTCATCGTCAACGACAAGGTGAACGTGATCGCCGGTTTCGGCGTCACGCCGGCCGCGCTGGCCGCCGCGCCGCTGGCCACGCAATCGAAGACGCCGCAGGTCGTGATGGCCGCGGCCACGTCGAGCATCACCGAGGCCTCGCCCTACATCGTGCGCTCCAGCTTCACGCTGCCGCAGGTGTCGGTGGTCATGGGCGACTGGGCGCCGAAGAACGGCGTGAAGACGGTGGTCACGCTGGTGGCCGACTACGGCCCCGGCAACGACGCCGAGAAGTTCTTCAGCGAGCGCTTCCAGCTCAACGGCGGCAAGGTGATCGAGAAACTCCGCGTGCCGCTGCGCAACCCCGACTTCGCGCCGTTCCTGCAGAAGGTGCGCGACGCCAAGCCCGATGCGCTGTTCGTCTTCGTGCCCTCGGGCGCGGGCGCGGCGGTGATGAAGCAGTTCCTGGAACGCGGCATGGACAAGGCCGGCATCAAGCTGATCGCCACCGGCGACGTGACCGACGACGATCAACTCAACGACATGGGCGACGGCGCGCTGGGCGTGGTCACCTCGCACCACTACTCGGCCGCCCACCCCTCCGCGATGAACAAGAAGTTCGTCGAAGCCTTCCAGAAGGCCAACCCCAAGATGCGCCCGAACTTCATGGCCGTGGGCGGCTACGACGGCATGCGCGTGATCTACGAAGCGCTCAAGACCACCAAGGGCCAGGGCGGCGGCGAAGCGCTGCTGGCGGCCATGAAGGGCCAGGTCTTCGAGAGCCCACGCGGCCAGGTGCTGATCGATGCGCAGACCCGCGACATCGTGCAGGACGTGTACCTGCGCAAGGTCGAGAAGAAGGACGGGCAGCTCTACAACGTCGAGTTCGATGTGATCAAGGGTGTGAAGGACCCGGGCAAGGCGAAGTAA
- a CDS encoding tannase/feruloyl esterase family alpha/beta hydrolase, translating to MTAPKTVFCGGAMLAAAALLAACGTPTGPRALTLGGEPATSCAALASPIAPAAIGLPSGAATIDSATLVAASPLAVAERGPSPASRITPTTPAHCKVLGRIAPLDASAPPILFQVNLPLAWNGRSVQYGGGGFNGTLITGLSLVPAGRFDQPTPLAQGYVTYGTDSGHQNVQGQPPQAFALNDEALTNFAHASYKKVRDVAVALMQRAYGQAPQKLYFMGSSEGGREALTMAQRYPQDFDGIFSRVPVINWTGLQHAGTRNGIATFGEGWLRPAQVQLVHNAVLASCDAADGVADRIVSNPVACLQRFDAASLRCAAGTSGDNCLNDAQVQAVRTLRSPWRSPVPLANGVTEYPGWGIGGEGTPAFASMGGWNAWWTGIAAPTVPPQPSNGIAWFYGSGALQYFYARNPSLDVRNYRAEDFAARIATVSQLMDSTNPDLAAFNARGGKLLMLEHMADYAQSPFAGIRYYESVVTRMGRDNVDRFMRLYTAPGVDHVGSGAPANVDMLGALADWVERGRAPGGLQLVEQEVQPPFKTIRARPLCEWPLWPRYVSGDASQAASFQCAK from the coding sequence ATGACGGCCCCGAAGACAGTGTTTTGCGGGGGCGCCATGCTGGCGGCCGCCGCGTTGCTCGCCGCATGCGGCACTCCCACCGGGCCGAGGGCGCTCACGCTCGGCGGTGAGCCGGCAACGTCCTGCGCGGCCCTCGCTTCGCCGATCGCGCCCGCTGCGATCGGCCTGCCGAGTGGCGCCGCGACCATCGACTCGGCGACGCTCGTTGCCGCATCCCCGCTGGCGGTCGCGGAGCGCGGGCCCAGCCCCGCGTCGCGCATCACGCCGACGACGCCCGCGCACTGCAAGGTGCTCGGCCGCATCGCACCGCTCGATGCGAGCGCGCCGCCGATCCTGTTCCAGGTCAACCTGCCGCTCGCTTGGAACGGGCGCAGCGTGCAGTACGGCGGTGGCGGTTTCAACGGAACGCTGATCACCGGCCTTTCGCTGGTGCCGGCCGGCCGCTTCGACCAGCCGACGCCGCTCGCGCAGGGCTACGTGACCTATGGCACCGACTCGGGCCACCAGAACGTGCAGGGCCAGCCGCCGCAAGCTTTTGCGCTCAACGACGAGGCGCTGACCAACTTTGCGCACGCCTCGTACAAGAAGGTGCGCGACGTGGCGGTGGCGCTGATGCAGCGCGCCTACGGGCAGGCGCCGCAGAAGCTGTACTTCATGGGCAGCTCCGAAGGCGGGCGCGAGGCGCTCACCATGGCGCAGCGCTATCCGCAGGATTTCGACGGCATCTTCAGCCGCGTGCCCGTCATCAACTGGACGGGTCTGCAGCATGCGGGCACACGCAACGGCATCGCGACCTTTGGCGAAGGGTGGCTGCGGCCCGCGCAGGTGCAGCTGGTGCACAACGCGGTGCTCGCGTCATGCGATGCCGCGGACGGCGTGGCCGACCGCATCGTGTCGAACCCGGTCGCGTGCCTGCAGCGCTTCGATGCGGCCAGCCTGCGCTGCGCGGCCGGCACGAGCGGCGACAACTGCCTCAACGATGCACAGGTGCAGGCGGTGCGCACGCTGCGCTCGCCATGGCGTTCGCCCGTGCCGCTGGCCAACGGCGTGACCGAATATCCCGGCTGGGGCATCGGCGGCGAAGGCACGCCGGCCTTCGCCTCGATGGGCGGCTGGAACGCGTGGTGGACGGGCATCGCCGCACCGACCGTGCCGCCGCAGCCGAGCAACGGCATCGCGTGGTTCTACGGCAGCGGGGCGCTGCAGTACTTCTATGCGCGCAATCCGTCTCTCGACGTGCGCAACTACCGCGCCGAAGACTTCGCTGCGCGCATCGCCACTGTGTCGCAACTGATGGATTCGACCAACCCCGACCTTGCCGCCTTCAACGCGCGCGGCGGCAAGCTGCTGATGCTGGAGCACATGGCCGACTACGCGCAGAGCCCGTTCGCCGGCATCCGCTATTACGAATCGGTGGTGACGCGCATGGGGCGCGACAACGTGGACCGCTTCATGCGCCTCTATACCGCGCCCGGTGTGGACCACGTGGGCAGCGGCGCGCCGGCCAATGTCGACATGCTCGGCGCGCTGGCCGACTGGGTCGAGCGCGGCCGTGCGCCGGGCGGGCTGCAGCTCGTCGAACAGGAAGTGCAGCCGCCGTTCAAGACCATCCGCGCGCGGCCGCTGTGCGAGTGGCCGCTGTGGCCACGCTACGTGAGCGGCGATGCGTCGCAGGCGGCGAGCTTCCAGTGCGCCAAGTAG
- a CDS encoding DsbA family protein: MAAVNDAPNAATLHYIFDPMCGWCYAVAPLVDAARDVPGLRVEIHGGGMMTGANRRPITAQWREYVKPHDLRIAQLTGQPFGERYLEGLLRDTGATMDSEPPTTAILAAEALRAGGGLDMAHRVQQAHYVEGRRIADADVLDALAVELGFDAEAFASAFARLSGEATAQHIAASRQLLQRSGGQGFPTFVLEPADGPASRIDISPWFGRADGWKAQLATFVAPPQAAGAAPTACGPDGCAI, from the coding sequence ATGGCCGCAGTGAACGACGCCCCGAACGCAGCCACGCTGCACTACATCTTCGATCCGATGTGCGGCTGGTGCTACGCGGTCGCCCCACTGGTCGACGCGGCGCGCGACGTGCCGGGCCTCCGGGTCGAAATCCACGGCGGCGGCATGATGACCGGCGCCAACCGGCGCCCGATCACCGCGCAATGGCGGGAGTACGTCAAGCCGCACGACCTGCGCATTGCCCAACTCACCGGCCAGCCTTTTGGCGAGCGCTACCTCGAAGGGCTGCTGCGCGACACCGGTGCGACGATGGACTCCGAACCCCCGACCACGGCGATCCTCGCGGCCGAAGCGCTGCGTGCGGGCGGCGGGCTGGACATGGCGCATCGCGTGCAGCAGGCGCACTACGTGGAAGGCCGCCGCATCGCGGATGCCGATGTGCTCGACGCGCTGGCGGTCGAACTCGGTTTCGATGCCGAGGCTTTCGCATCCGCGTTCGCGCGCTTGTCCGGCGAGGCGACCGCGCAGCACATCGCGGCGAGCCGCCAATTGCTCCAACGATCGGGCGGCCAGGGGTTTCCGACTTTCGTGCTGGAGCCGGCCGACGGCCCCGCAAGCCGTATCGACATCAGCCCGTGGTTCGGGCGCGCGGACGGATGGAAGGCGCAACTCGCCACCTTCGTCGCCCCGCCGCAGGCCGCAGGAGCAGCACCCACCGCTTGCGGCCCCGACGGCTGCGCGATCTAG
- a CDS encoding branched-chain amino acid ABC transporter permease: protein MLTILFDGIAYGMLLFVLAVGLAVTLGLMNFINLAHGAFAMAGGYLTVFAMQKLGMPFLACLPFAFIVVALAGALLERTLYRPMYGKPHLDQVLFSIGLAFMAVSAVDYFVGSSQQNLQLPEWLRGRSEFGDGAFLLGMGHYRIFIIAVCAVLTVVLQLILSKTRFGSRLRAAVDDPRVAAGLGINVNIVFLMTFAVGSGLAGLGGALGAEILGLDPTFPLKYMIYFLIVVSVGGTSSITGPLAAALLLGIADVAGKYFIPKMGAFTVYLLMILILMWRPQGLFTRKGGR, encoded by the coding sequence ATGCTGACCATTCTTTTCGACGGCATCGCCTACGGCATGCTGCTCTTCGTCCTCGCCGTGGGACTGGCCGTGACGCTCGGGCTGATGAACTTCATCAACCTCGCGCACGGCGCCTTCGCCATGGCCGGCGGTTATCTCACCGTATTCGCGATGCAGAAGCTCGGCATGCCGTTCCTGGCCTGCCTGCCGTTCGCGTTCATCGTCGTCGCGCTGGCCGGCGCGCTGCTCGAGCGCACGCTCTACCGTCCGATGTACGGCAAGCCGCATCTCGACCAGGTGCTCTTTTCCATCGGCCTTGCCTTCATGGCCGTGTCGGCGGTCGACTATTTCGTCGGCTCGTCGCAGCAGAACCTGCAACTGCCCGAATGGCTGCGCGGACGCAGCGAGTTCGGCGATGGCGCGTTTCTTCTGGGCATGGGCCACTACCGCATCTTCATCATTGCCGTGTGCGCGGTGCTCACCGTCGTGCTGCAGCTCATCCTCTCGAAGACGCGCTTCGGCAGCCGGCTGCGCGCCGCGGTCGACGACCCGCGCGTGGCTGCGGGCCTGGGCATCAACGTGAACATCGTGTTCCTCATGACCTTCGCCGTGGGCTCGGGGCTCGCGGGGCTGGGCGGTGCGCTGGGCGCGGAAATCCTCGGGCTCGATCCGACCTTTCCGCTCAAGTACATGATCTATTTCCTGATCGTGGTGTCGGTGGGCGGCACCTCGTCGATCACCGGCCCGCTCGCTGCCGCGCTGCTGCTCGGCATCGCCGACGTGGCGGGCAAGTACTTCATTCCGAAGATGGGCGCGTTCACCGTCTACCTGCTGATGATCCTGATCCTGATGTGGCGGCCGCAAGGGCTGTTCACGCGCAAGGGAGGGCGTTGA
- a CDS encoding LysR family transcriptional regulator, producing the protein MRDLDLTTLRLFVAVCETRSIARAGEQASIVGSAISKRLAQLEDTVGTPLLLRKRRGVVPTPAGETLLEHARAMLGSAHRIERDMAAYAGGARGHVRILASASVMAESLAEDVAGFLQDPAHRNIRVDMEERVSPEIVRGIREGIASIGLCWDAADLEGLERRDYRSDHLAIVAHPSHPVARHDAVRFEQVLDHEFVGMPALSAVQLMLAREAAVAGKPLVYRVLVSNFDAALRVVRAGLAISVVPAEVARPFADAFGLRLMPLTDDWARRRFAICFRSEAALSPSAQLLVTHLERCATDRKADA; encoded by the coding sequence ATGAGAGACCTCGACCTGACCACTCTGCGGCTCTTCGTCGCCGTCTGCGAAACCCGCAGCATCGCGCGCGCCGGCGAGCAGGCCAGCATCGTCGGCTCGGCGATCAGCAAGCGCCTCGCGCAGCTGGAAGACACGGTCGGCACGCCCTTGCTGCTGCGCAAACGGCGCGGCGTGGTGCCCACGCCAGCCGGCGAAACCCTGCTCGAACACGCGCGCGCCATGCTCGGCAGCGCCCACCGCATCGAGCGCGACATGGCGGCCTACGCCGGCGGCGCGCGCGGGCATGTGCGCATCCTGGCCTCGGCCTCGGTGATGGCCGAATCGCTGGCCGAGGACGTGGCCGGTTTCCTGCAGGACCCCGCGCACCGCAACATCCGCGTCGACATGGAAGAGCGCGTGAGCCCCGAGATCGTTCGCGGCATCCGCGAGGGCATCGCGTCCATTGGCCTGTGCTGGGACGCGGCCGATCTCGAAGGACTGGAGCGGCGCGACTATCGCTCGGACCACCTGGCGATCGTCGCCCACCCATCGCACCCCGTGGCCCGCCACGACGCGGTGCGCTTCGAGCAGGTGCTCGACCACGAATTCGTCGGCATGCCCGCGCTGAGCGCCGTGCAGCTGATGCTCGCGCGCGAGGCGGCCGTGGCCGGCAAGCCGCTCGTGTACCGGGTGCTCGTGTCCAACTTCGACGCGGCGCTGCGCGTGGTGCGCGCCGGCCTCGCCATCAGCGTGGTGCCGGCGGAAGTAGCGCGGCCTTTCGCCGATGCGTTCGGCCTGCGCCTGATGCCGCTCACCGACGACTGGGCGCGACGGCGCTTCGCGATCTGCTTTCGCAGTGAAGCAGCGCTGTCGCCCTCGGCGCAATTGCTGGTCACGCACCTCGAACGGTGTGCGACGGACCGCAAGGCAGACGCCTGA
- a CDS encoding branched-chain amino acid ABC transporter permease produces MSAPSSSSSTNTATYESALLRTARWRPWEFVVWAVAFALPLLMPSHSLLVNEIAIVALFAMSLDLILGYTGIVSLGHAAFFGFGAYAAALFAKLVMPDPTVGLVFATVLSALLGLVASVTILRGSDLTRLMVTLGTALLLLELANKLDWLTGGADGLQGVVMGPVLGLFEFDLYGRTAAWYSLAVMLVLFLVMRRLVHSPFGATLKAIRDNRLRAMAIGIPVVSRLAVIYTVAAGIAGAAGALLAQTTGFASLDVLAFDRSADVLLMLVIGGVGWLYGGVAGAIVFKLLQNWLSAVTPQYWMFWIGLILVLLVLVGRDRLLKPWTWFGMGKKKGGAA; encoded by the coding sequence ATGAGCGCGCCTTCTTCGTCTTCTTCCACCAACACCGCAACCTACGAATCGGCCCTGCTGCGCACCGCGCGCTGGCGGCCTTGGGAGTTCGTGGTCTGGGCCGTGGCCTTCGCGTTGCCGCTCCTAATGCCCTCGCACTCGCTGCTGGTCAACGAGATCGCCATCGTCGCGCTGTTCGCGATGTCGCTCGACCTCATCCTCGGCTACACCGGCATCGTCTCGCTCGGCCATGCCGCGTTCTTCGGTTTCGGCGCGTATGCGGCCGCGCTGTTCGCCAAGCTCGTGATGCCGGACCCGACCGTTGGGTTGGTGTTCGCAACCGTGCTCTCGGCGCTGCTCGGCCTCGTGGCCAGCGTGACGATCCTGCGCGGCAGCGACCTCACGCGGTTGATGGTCACGCTCGGCACCGCGCTGCTGCTGCTCGAACTGGCCAACAAGCTCGACTGGCTCACCGGCGGCGCCGACGGCCTGCAGGGCGTGGTGATGGGACCGGTGCTCGGCCTGTTCGAGTTCGACCTGTACGGCCGGACCGCCGCCTGGTATTCGCTGGCGGTGATGCTGGTGCTGTTCCTCGTGATGCGCCGGCTGGTGCATTCGCCATTCGGCGCGACGTTGAAGGCGATCCGCGACAACCGGTTGCGCGCGATGGCCATCGGCATTCCGGTGGTGTCGCGGCTCGCGGTCATCTACACCGTGGCGGCCGGCATTGCCGGCGCGGCGGGCGCGCTGCTCGCGCAGACCACCGGCTTCGCCTCGCTCGACGTGCTGGCCTTCGACCGCTCGGCCGATGTGCTGCTGATGCTGGTGATCGGCGGCGTGGGCTGGCTCTATGGCGGCGTGGCGGGCGCGATCGTCTTCAAGCTGCTGCAGAACTGGCTCTCGGCCGTGACGCCGCAGTACTGGATGTTCTGGATCGGCCTCATCCTCGTGCTGCTGGTGCTCGTGGGGCGCGACCGCTTGCTCAAGCCGTGGACGTGGTTCGGCATGGGCAAGAAGAAAGGCGGTGCGGCATGA
- a CDS encoding CaiB/BaiF CoA transferase family protein, which yields MSTEEKRLPLTGIRVVEFTHMVMGPTCGMVLADLGAEVIKVEPIDGDRTRHLLGAGAGFFPMFNRNKKSIALDLRNPQGLEAALRLCATADVVAQNFRPGTMDKYGLGYAALGKLNPRLVYVNHTGFLPGPYEHRTALDEVVQMMGGLAYMTGRPGDPLRAGTSVNDIMGGMFGAIGAIAALMQRAETGKGQEVQSALFENNVFLVGQHMLQYAITGQAAAPMPERISAWALYDVFTVKDGEQIFLAAVSDAQWTVFCDALGFDDLKADPALRTNNDRVRLRPTLLADLRVRLVDRSAAELSAIFEARGLPFAPITRPEDLYADPHLKATGGLANIRLPDGERAGEMAQTTLFPITLGGERLGVRLHPPTLGEHTRELLAELGYEGAQIAAMQADAAIA from the coding sequence ATGAGCACGGAAGAAAAACGCCTGCCGCTCACCGGCATCCGCGTGGTCGAGTTCACGCACATGGTGATGGGGCCGACCTGCGGCATGGTCCTCGCGGACCTGGGCGCGGAAGTGATCAAGGTCGAGCCGATCGACGGCGACCGCACGCGGCACCTGCTGGGCGCGGGCGCGGGCTTCTTCCCGATGTTCAACCGCAACAAGAAGAGCATCGCGCTCGACCTGCGCAATCCGCAGGGGCTCGAGGCGGCGCTGCGCCTGTGCGCCACCGCCGACGTGGTGGCGCAGAACTTCCGCCCCGGCACGATGGACAAGTACGGCCTGGGCTACGCCGCGCTCGGCAAGCTCAATCCGCGGCTTGTGTACGTGAACCACACGGGTTTTTTGCCCGGACCCTACGAGCACCGCACCGCGCTCGACGAGGTGGTGCAGATGATGGGCGGCCTGGCCTACATGACGGGCCGCCCAGGCGATCCGCTGCGCGCGGGCACCAGCGTGAACGACATCATGGGCGGCATGTTCGGCGCCATCGGCGCCATCGCCGCGCTGATGCAGCGCGCCGAAACGGGCAAGGGGCAGGAGGTGCAGTCCGCGCTCTTCGAGAACAACGTGTTCCTGGTCGGCCAGCACATGCTGCAGTACGCGATCACGGGGCAGGCGGCCGCGCCGATGCCCGAGCGCATCTCGGCCTGGGCGCTGTACGACGTGTTCACCGTGAAGGACGGCGAGCAGATCTTCCTGGCCGCGGTGAGCGACGCGCAGTGGACGGTGTTCTGCGACGCGCTCGGCTTCGACGACCTGAAGGCCGATCCGGCCCTGCGCACGAACAACGACCGCGTGCGCTTGCGGCCCACGTTGCTGGCCGACCTGCGCGTGCGCCTGGTCGACCGTTCGGCGGCCGAGCTGTCGGCGATCTTCGAGGCGCGCGGCCTGCCGTTCGCGCCGATCACGCGGCCCGAAGACCTGTATGCCGATCCGCACCTGAAGGCCACCGGCGGCCTCGCGAACATCCGCCTGCCCGACGGCGAGCGCGCCGGCGAGATGGCGCAGACCACGCTGTTCCCGATCACGCTCGGCGGCGAGCGCCTGGGCGTGCGGCTGCATCCGCCGACGCTGGGCGAGCACACGCGCGAACTGCTGGCCGAACTGGGCTACGAAGGCGCGCAGATCGCGGCGATGCAGGCCGACGCGGCCATCGCCTGA
- a CDS encoding ABC transporter ATP-binding protein → MSELLRIENLSAGYGEAVVLHDVAFALGEGQTLALLGRNGTGKTTLINTLAGATRQHGGTIALGGQALHKLAPHQRAAAGIGWVPQERNIFKSLTVHENLTAVERPGKWNPQRVYEMFPRLAERKTNLGTQLSGGEQQMLAVGRALVLNPKLLLLDEPLEGLAPIIVEELLRAIRRITQDEGLAAIIVEQHPQAILAISDHAVVLDHGTIVHTDSAAALRSQPQVLERLLGVAR, encoded by the coding sequence ATGTCTGAGCTGCTGCGCATCGAGAACCTGAGTGCGGGCTATGGCGAAGCTGTGGTGCTGCACGACGTGGCGTTCGCGCTCGGCGAGGGGCAGACGCTCGCGCTGCTCGGCCGCAACGGCACGGGCAAGACGACGCTCATCAACACGCTGGCCGGCGCCACGCGGCAGCACGGCGGCACCATCGCGCTCGGTGGACAGGCACTGCACAAGCTGGCACCGCATCAGCGTGCGGCAGCCGGCATCGGCTGGGTGCCGCAGGAGCGCAACATCTTCAAGTCGCTCACGGTGCACGAGAACCTCACCGCGGTGGAGCGCCCGGGCAAGTGGAACCCGCAGCGCGTCTACGAGATGTTTCCGCGCCTTGCAGAACGCAAGACCAATCTAGGCACGCAGTTGTCGGGCGGTGAGCAGCAGATGTTGGCAGTCGGCCGCGCGCTGGTGCTCAACCCCAAGCTGCTGCTGCTCGACGAGCCACTTGAAGGCCTCGCGCCGATCATCGTGGAAGAGCTGCTGCGCGCCATCCGACGCATCACGCAGGACGAGGGGCTGGCCGCGATCATCGTGGAGCAGCATCCGCAGGCGATCCTCGCGATTTCCGATCACGCGGTGGTGCTCGACCACGGCACCATCGTTCACACCGACAGCGCGGCGGCGCTGCGCAGCCAGCCGCAGGTGCTCGAACGGCTGCTGGGCGTGGCGCGGTAG